In Paracoccus aminophilus JCM 7686, a single window of DNA contains:
- a CDS encoding ABC transporter permease subunit: protein MIDQQKMKGFAERMAGAEVKGRSPWADARRRFRRNKAAMVGLVILILVGLFAIFGSYLATWSNEEMDFSIMGQAAELGAPSWSSGHYFGTDNLGRDLYSRTVQGTQVSLLVGLIGAAIAVVVGTLYGAVAGYAGGRVDTIMMRLVDVLLAIPYMFVLILLLVMFGRSMSMLFLGIGLISWLEMSRIVRGQTLTLKNREFIEAARATGVPAWRIILRHIVPNLLGVVAVYATLLVPLMILSESFISFLGLGVQEPLTSWGALISEGAGTMNYGTLWQLLFPLFFFCITLFAFFFVGDGLRDALDPKDR from the coding sequence ATGATCGATCAACAGAAAATGAAGGGCTTCGCCGAGCGCATGGCGGGCGCCGAGGTCAAGGGCCGCAGCCCATGGGCCGATGCAAGGCGTCGCTTTCGCCGCAACAAGGCGGCCATGGTCGGGCTGGTCATCCTGATCCTCGTCGGGCTTTTTGCGATCTTCGGCAGCTATCTGGCGACCTGGTCGAATGAGGAAATGGATTTCTCGATCATGGGACAGGCGGCCGAGCTTGGCGCGCCCAGTTGGTCGAGCGGGCATTATTTCGGCACCGACAATCTCGGCCGCGATCTCTATTCACGCACGGTTCAGGGCACGCAGGTCTCGCTTCTGGTCGGGCTGATCGGCGCCGCGATCGCGGTCGTGGTCGGCACGCTTTACGGCGCAGTCGCGGGCTATGCCGGTGGGCGCGTCGACACGATCATGATGCGCCTTGTCGATGTGCTTCTGGCCATTCCTTACATGTTCGTCCTCATCCTGCTTTTGGTGATGTTCGGGCGGTCGATGTCGATGCTCTTTTTGGGCATCGGGCTGATCTCGTGGCTGGAAATGTCAAGAATCGTTCGAGGTCAGACGCTTACGCTGAAGAACCGAGAATTTATCGAGGCCGCGCGCGCCACGGGCGTGCCCGCTTGGAGGATCATCCTGCGCCATATCGTGCCGAACCTTCTGGGTGTCGTCGCGGTCTATGCCACGCTTTTGGTGCCGCTGATGATCCTGTCGGAAAGCTTCATCAGCTTTCTCGGCCTTGGCGTGCAGGAGCCTCTGACCTCATGGGGCGCGCTGATTTCTGAGGGCGCGGGGACGATGAATTACGGCACGCTCTGGCAGCTCCTCTTCCCGCTTTTCTTCTTCTGCATCACGCTTTTCGCCTTCTTCTTCGTTGGCGACGGGCTGCGCGATGCGCTTGATCCGAAGGACCGCTGA
- a CDS encoding peptide ABC transporter substrate-binding protein — MQKLFLTTALFCALAAPSFAAKPAEGEKLADKQELNYWLLDALKTLDPGKNTDREGSDALRQLFEGLMNEDLHGAVVPGVAESYEVSDDKKTYTFHLRDAKWSNGDPVTANDFVYAWRRVADPATASEYAWFLELMNVENASAVVKAEKKPDELGVKALDDKTLEVKLTAATPYFLKTLAHPATFPVPQKVIEAEGDKWTQAGKLVSNGAYKLDRHDLGVQAVMSKNDNYWDAANTVLTTLRFVTVNDQNIGLTRYLAGELDWMDRTPAGQFPRLQKEYPDQAVSVPDACSYAYLFNLSDKGPKELKDLRVRQALSYAVDRDIIVDKVLQGGQKPAYWWTHWAVEGFQKPDIEMGKWTQAERVEKAKALLKEAGYGPENPLKITIQYNTSDDHKKLAVAVQQFWKQIGVQAELANYEWKVHTDRLQNQDFQVARYAWCADYNEPSTFLDYFRTGGYNNGKWSNAEYDKLLEEAKTAADTGPIYKKAEEVLIGDMALVPVYHYSKPMMIKPDLRGWPKDNVMNDWYAKDMYRVAP; from the coding sequence ATGCAAAAACTTTTCCTGACCACGGCGCTTTTCTGCGCGCTCGCCGCCCCGAGCTTCGCGGCAAAGCCCGCCGAGGGCGAAAAGCTGGCCGACAAGCAAGAGCTGAATTACTGGCTGCTTGACGCGCTGAAAACGCTCGACCCCGGCAAGAACACCGACCGTGAGGGCTCTGATGCCCTACGCCAGCTTTTTGAAGGTTTGATGAACGAGGACCTTCACGGCGCGGTGGTTCCGGGCGTTGCCGAGAGCTATGAGGTCAGCGACGACAAGAAGACCTACACCTTCCATCTGCGCGACGCGAAATGGTCGAATGGCGATCCGGTCACGGCCAATGACTTCGTCTATGCATGGCGCCGCGTCGCCGATCCGGCGACGGCCAGCGAATATGCCTGGTTTCTGGAGCTGATGAATGTCGAAAATGCCAGTGCCGTGGTCAAGGCCGAGAAAAAGCCCGATGAGCTTGGCGTCAAGGCGCTGGATGATAAGACGCTTGAGGTCAAGCTGACCGCCGCGACCCCCTACTTCCTTAAGACTCTGGCTCATCCCGCGACCTTCCCGGTGCCGCAAAAGGTGATCGAGGCCGAGGGCGACAAATGGACTCAGGCCGGAAAGCTCGTGAGCAACGGCGCTTATAAGCTCGACCGCCATGATCTGGGCGTGCAGGCGGTGATGAGCAAGAATGACAATTACTGGGATGCGGCGAATACCGTTCTGACCACCCTGCGCTTCGTCACGGTGAACGACCAGAACATCGGCCTGACGCGCTATCTGGCCGGAGAGCTCGACTGGATGGACCGCACCCCGGCGGGGCAGTTCCCGCGGCTTCAGAAGGAATATCCCGATCAGGCGGTCTCGGTGCCGGATGCCTGCTCTTACGCCTATCTCTTCAATCTGTCCGATAAGGGCCCGAAAGAGCTCAAGGATTTGCGCGTGCGTCAGGCTTTGTCCTATGCCGTCGATCGCGACATCATTGTCGACAAGGTGCTGCAGGGCGGCCAGAAACCGGCCTATTGGTGGACCCATTGGGCGGTCGAAGGCTTCCAGAAGCCCGATATCGAAATGGGGAAATGGACTCAGGCCGAGCGTGTCGAAAAGGCGAAGGCACTTCTCAAGGAAGCCGGATACGGTCCTGAAAATCCGTTGAAAATCACCATTCAGTATAACACCTCGGACGACCACAAGAAACTTGCCGTCGCCGTCCAGCAGTTCTGGAAACAGATCGGCGTTCAGGCCGAGCTTGCGAATTATGAATGGAAGGTTCACACCGACCGGCTGCAAAATCAGGACTTCCAGGTCGCTCGCTATGCCTGGTGCGCCGATTACAACGAGCCCTCGACCTTCCTCGATTATTTCCGCACCGGCGGCTATAACAACGGCAAATGGTCAAATGCCGAATATGACAAGCTGCTCGAAGAAGCAAAGACCGCCGCCGACACCGGCCCGATCTACAAAAAGGCCGAAGAGGTGCTGATCGGCGATATGGCTCTGGTCCCGGTCTATCACTATTCCAAACCGATGATGATCAAGCCCGATCTGCGCGGCTGGCCCAAGGACAATGTGATGAACGACTGGTACGCCAAGGATATGTATCGGGTCGCGCCCTAA
- the oppB gene encoding oligopeptide ABC transporter permease OppB — protein sequence MFGFILRRLSIAIPTLLLLILVSFLLMHAAPGGPFTQERQLPQQVLDNLNAKYGLNDPLWMQVGSYIWGIVAHFDFGPSFVYPDRSVNQIIAAGFPVTLTYGAIAFVLAVVVGVALGTVAAIRHNSWLDYLAVGTSITAQVLPNFVMAPLLVLVFTLWLGWLPGGGWGGPIYWIMPVIAMSTSFMASIARITRSSMLEVLSSNHIRTARAKGLSERKVILRHALKPALLPVISYLGPAFVSMVTGSVVIDMYFSTGGIGRSFVDSALNRDYAVMMGITILVGALTILFSLIVDVLYAWIDPKIRY from the coding sequence ATGTTCGGTTTCATTTTGCGGCGTCTTTCCATCGCCATTCCGACCCTGCTTTTATTGATCCTTGTTTCATTTCTTCTGATGCATGCCGCGCCCGGCGGGCCGTTCACGCAAGAGCGCCAGTTGCCGCAGCAGGTGCTCGACAATCTCAATGCGAAATATGGGCTGAATGATCCGCTCTGGATGCAGGTCGGCAGCTATATCTGGGGAATCGTTGCGCATTTCGACTTCGGGCCAAGCTTCGTCTATCCTGACCGCAGCGTGAACCAGATCATTGCCGCGGGTTTCCCGGTGACGCTGACCTATGGCGCGATTGCCTTTGTGCTGGCGGTGGTCGTGGGCGTCGCCTTGGGCACGGTCGCCGCGATCCGGCACAACAGCTGGCTCGATTACCTGGCGGTAGGCACCTCGATCACCGCGCAGGTTCTGCCGAATTTCGTCATGGCGCCGCTTCTCGTGCTGGTCTTCACGCTGTGGCTCGGCTGGCTGCCCGGAGGCGGCTGGGGCGGGCCGATTTACTGGATCATGCCGGTGATCGCCATGTCGACGAGCTTCATGGCCTCGATCGCGCGGATCACGCGGTCCTCGATGCTGGAAGTGCTCAGCTCGAACCACATCCGCACCGCCCGCGCCAAGGGGCTCTCGGAGCGCAAGGTCATCCTGCGCCATGCGCTCAAACCCGCGCTTTTGCCGGTGATTTCCTATCTCGGCCCGGCGTTTGTGTCGATGGTGACGGGCTCGGTGGTGATCGACATGTATTTCTCGACCGGAGGGATCGGGCGCAGCTTCGTCGATTCCGCGCTCAACCGCGATTACGCGGTGATGATGGGGATCACCATCCTTGTCGGGGCGCTGACCATTCTGTTTTCGCTGATTGTCGATGTGCTTTATGCATGGATCGACCCCAAGATCAGGTATTGA